The nucleotide sequence AATTTGAAAATCAATCCAGACCGCTTGTTGTTGGTATTAATACGGGCATGTTAGGTAATTATGCAGAAGAAGGTAGTAATGAATTTTTCAGAAAGGTAATAAAAAGCTACTTAGACAATGTTGAAGACACAACAAATGTGACATTTATTAACTTTGAAGACTATCCGAAGTTTAATATTGATGAAGTTGGCTACACATCAGAATTTGTTCAATTACTTTTAGAACGCTTAACAGCAGTTTCAGGGAATTTAATCAGACAAATCTACGATAAAGATAAATTAAATAATTTAGATGAAGAAAGTAAAAAACTCCATGCTAATTATGAATTGTTATGCCTTCCTTTAGTTCAAAAGACTATTATTGAACTATTATTCAAAGCTCGTTTAATGCGAGATCAATTTTTAACTGCACGTTCGCTGTTAGACTTTATTCTTACATTGGTTGCGGGGCCTAATTATTTATTTGATAACTTATTTGCTGGTGGTGATAACGAACTTGCGAATAAAATTATTGAATTTGATCCAGCACATTTGAGAACTAAAAAAATAGATCGTTTTATTTTATCTAATGATTTGTTACTTCCTGATGAAGACTTTCAAGAGTTTAAAAGCTATTTAACATCGATGGGAATTGTGAATCAGTTAAATAGTCAATCCTACTTGCGATTGTTTTACATTCTTAAAAATGGTGAGTTTGCTAATAATTATCACCAAAAATTTGTTAAAAACTTTAATGAATCACTAATTGAACGTTATGTAGATATTTTCCAATTACACCGTGATTTTGACAATAGCATAGAGCAAAAGAAGCGAATTAAAGAATTTTATAACAATATATTACGTGCAGCGATTCGTAAATATAACAACCGTAATGCACCTAATTTAGATAAAAGTCATTATTTGATATCAGAGTTAAATGGTTTTCAGTTAGTTGCTAAATTAGAAATGAAAGCGGATTTAAAAACTATTTCAAAATATCCACCTAAGTCATCTTCAAGTTTTACCGCTTGTTTAAAAGTTGAAGATGATAGTTTGACAATTCCAATAAACATCAACCTATTAAATTTGATGACAAAAATCGTTGATGGGTACAGACCAAATAAACATGATAAAAATACAGTGGTTCTTTTAGATGAATTACTTGAGGATATAGCTCAAGTTGCGAATCAGTCAAAAACCTTACATATATTCAAAGAACACCATCAAATTACGGTTAAAAACGTTGATGACGAAGAGTTCGAAGTGAGTGGAATGTAAAATGATAAAAATACCTTTAACCCCGTCAAACAATAATACCTTAAGTACTTATTTACCATTAAGAACAAAAGATAAGCATTATAAATTTTGCTGGGAGACCGTGCTCGGATATTTTGTTCATGTACTTTATAGTAAATCATTAGTAACTAATACTATTGATGATTTTAAAGTTCATTGCCAAAATCGATTTTCAAAAAAATTAGACGAGCCTGATTTTTGGCCTGTATTAGAGAAAATGTATTTTGAAAATGATCAACTTTTTAAAATTTCACCAGAGTTACTTATTTTTAAAGCAGTAAAAGGTGAGATAGACACAAACAGTAAAAAATTAGGGGATATGTACTTAAGCTTACTGGACGGCTTTACCGTTTCTTGCTCACCCAGCACACAATTAAACTTTTTAGAAAAAGAAATTAAAGCGGTATTTGATGGCTTTTATGTTTCAGATAAACCTAAAACGGAATTAAGTAGCGGTATACCATACCTTCCTTTTTTGACTCAGCATTTTCAGCAAGATCTACTGTTTTTAAATAAAAGACCGCATTATTTACTAAATAACTTTAGTGCGGTTATTCGTTTATACGGCTTTTTGTATGTTTCTCAAATGGCGCTAAACATTAAAGATTGGAGTCAGGGAGAACCAAAGAGTAAGCCTTGCTTTTTTATTATTGATAACGAAAAAGCGAGTGATGAACGCTCACAAATTAAAAACTATGGTTACACCCAACTACATGACTATTTAGAGTATTTATTTCCATATTTAGTGATGAATGAAACGCTGCAAGATAAAGGTGCAGTAGAACCCATATGGAAATTATTTGAAAATTTAACTGAGAAAAATTTAACTGATTTAAATAAATTTGGTAGTGATTTCACTCAAGATCGTAATGACAGAAAGTGGTATAACTCAAACCAAGAATGGAATATTACAGAAGATAAAAAAGAACTTCTGACCCAACTGTTAGATATGTCACATGCGCAGTTCGAAAAGAAGAAAGGTCGACTTATTAAGTATAACGAAACAGTCGTTAAAGGACTACTAGGTAATGTTTGTGAACCCTTTATTCAGCGTCGAGGGCGAGCGGGGCAAGTTCTTACTTTTAATCAAGACTATATTGTACTACTCACTAACTTAGCGATAGGTGAAAAAGAAAAGCTCCGATTACACGAACTTATAAAAGCGTTTGAATCCCGAGGTATATTTTTCGATAAACAAAGTCAGCAAAGTTTAATCGACTTTTATGAACGTATGGGAAATGTAGAAAGAATGAGTGATAGCGGGGATGCAGTTTATGTTAAAAAAACAGTTTGAAGAATTTTTAGTTACCCACTTTAATACTTGGGCAGAAAATGAGTTACAAGCAGGGTATCGTTATCAATTTAAAACACCTGATGGTGATAAAGGCTTCAACCTTTTTAAAGCCTTTATAAAGTTTACTAATAGCTGTATTAAAGTAAAAAATATTGAACTACAAACAATTCAATATGGCAAAACTAAGTTAATCCCTGTTTATCATGGCAAAACGGAAACTGGTTTTACTGAAAATTTCATATCACATTTGCGTGATGAAATTTCAGCACAACAAGGAGAGCTTAAAGGCACATCGTTACTCATTATTCATAATTCGATGCTTGATACATTAATTAATTCAACTGAGGACATTGCTCAACCTGGTTTTGTTTGGCATCCCAAAAATATAAAACACCTATTGCATGCCGAGATAAACCAGGCAGATGATAAAGCTAAAATTTCTGAATGCTTACTCGATTATCACTTTGACGACATTATTGATGATGGCGCTACAATGTTCGGCTTTGAAAAATTGTACTATGCAATTGCTGACGGAGATTTACAATTTCACGAATTAGGCCTTTTAACGGATGACCAGTTATCAAAAGAGGGCTGGAAAGGTGAGCAGATAAGTGAACGAATTAAAGAAAATAAAGAATTAAGTGAAAAGCTCGACTTTATAACTCATCATTTCCCAAATGAATTAGAAGATAAGTTGGCGCGTTTAGACTTGAGTGAAAAGTTTATAAAAGAGCATTTTCCTGATGGCGACGTTGAAAAATATAAAGAGCAATTAGATTTAGGTGCGTGTTTTGCAGAGCAACAAAAAAACCGAACAAATTTACTTGAACTAGAAAGTGAAACTGCGCCTGATATTGAATTACTTAAAAAAGCTAAATCTGAAAAAGGAGCAGGTGTACGTGATCGACACTTGATCTTATTATTAGAACCGGAACAGCATACTTTTGAATTAGAGTTATGTTTTTTAAATCAAAAATTAAAAGATAGTTTTTGTAAAGTTCAGCACAACCTTCATAAACCTGACGTACAAATAACGCTTAAAAATCCTGGTGGTGTCAGAAGCCGCGCGGTTTTAACAAGTAGTTTTGATGGTAGTGCCCGTTACTTCACTTTTCAGGTGAAAACAGACAAACCTAAAGAAACTCATCGATTCAAAGTATTAGTTATTGGAAAAAATGATTTTTATATTGAGGGTTTTAAAAACACTTATTTAGTTGATCCAGCCAAACAATGGCTTACATTACAAACTGATGAACAATCACTACAAATTAGCGATTTAAGTAATACGAGTATATTAAATTCCAACGAACAAGTTTTTGATGCTACTGAAATAGGTATTGTTGACTTTAAAAAACTCGCGAGTGAATCAGATGAAATATGCTTTGCCGTGCAAGGTTTAAATAGTTCGTTAACTTT is from Colwellia sp. Arc7-635 and encodes:
- the dptF gene encoding DNA phosphorothioation-dependent restriction protein DptF, translated to MQEALNLREVLSVLSKASPYAVSTERNSTSQSLLDEIKSYLYIQMPIETAVNDTISSFGANEKKVLFLCGSSGDGKSELLTRAKVKYGQRLNFHLDATHSFDPQENAIQTLDNLFNEFENQSRPLVVGINTGMLGNYAEEGSNEFFRKVIKSYLDNVEDTTNVTFINFEDYPKFNIDEVGYTSEFVQLLLERLTAVSGNLIRQIYDKDKLNNLDEESKKLHANYELLCLPLVQKTIIELLFKARLMRDQFLTARSLLDFILTLVAGPNYLFDNLFAGGDNELANKIIEFDPAHLRTKKIDRFILSNDLLLPDEDFQEFKSYLTSMGIVNQLNSQSYLRLFYILKNGEFANNYHQKFVKNFNESLIERYVDIFQLHRDFDNSIEQKKRIKEFYNNILRAAIRKYNNRNAPNLDKSHYLISELNGFQLVAKLEMKADLKTISKYPPKSSSSFTACLKVEDDSLTIPININLLNLMTKIVDGYRPNKHDKNTVVLLDELLEDIAQVANQSKTLHIFKEHHQITVKNVDDEEFEVSGM
- the dptG gene encoding DNA phosphorothioation-dependent restriction protein DptG, with amino-acid sequence MIKIPLTPSNNNTLSTYLPLRTKDKHYKFCWETVLGYFVHVLYSKSLVTNTIDDFKVHCQNRFSKKLDEPDFWPVLEKMYFENDQLFKISPELLIFKAVKGEIDTNSKKLGDMYLSLLDGFTVSCSPSTQLNFLEKEIKAVFDGFYVSDKPKTELSSGIPYLPFLTQHFQQDLLFLNKRPHYLLNNFSAVIRLYGFLYVSQMALNIKDWSQGEPKSKPCFFIIDNEKASDERSQIKNYGYTQLHDYLEYLFPYLVMNETLQDKGAVEPIWKLFENLTEKNLTDLNKFGSDFTQDRNDRKWYNSNQEWNITEDKKELLTQLLDMSHAQFEKKKGRLIKYNETVVKGLLGNVCEPFIQRRGRAGQVLTFNQDYIVLLTNLAIGEKEKLRLHELIKAFESRGIFFDKQSQQSLIDFYERMGNVERMSDSGDAVYVKKTV